From Solibaculum mannosilyticum:
GCAACTCTTCGCTGTTAAACTGCAGCAGAGCACGGGAGATGCCGTGACGGATGGCGCCGGCTTGGCCGGTGACTCCGCCGCCGCCCACGCGGCAGACAACGTCAAACTTCTCCAGATTCTCAGTCAGGGCCAGAGGCTGACGAACGATCAGCTTCAAGGTTTCCAGACCAAAGTAATCGTCGATGCTGCGGTCATTGATGGTGATGTTGCCGGTGCCGGGGTACAGGCGGACTCTTGCAACCGACTTCTTTCTTCTACCAGTGCCGTAAAAATAAGGTTTACTATCGTACATTCAGAATGCCTCCTCCCTGATTAAAATTCCAGCGTCTCAGGTTTCTGAGCCGCATGCTTATGGTCGGCGCCAGCGTAAACGCGCAGTCTAGCGCGGGCAGCACGGCCGATGGTGGTGTCCGGAATCATGCCGTTGACAGCCTTCTGCATGGCGAATTCCGGGCGCTCTGCCATCAGGGTGGAGTACTTGACCTCTTTGAGGCCGCCGATCCAACCGGTGTGGCGATAGTACATTTTCTGATCCAGCTTCTTGCCGGTCAGCACTGCTTTGGCGCAGTTGATGATAATGACGTGATCTCCGCAGTCCACATGGGGAGCGAAGGTGGGTTTATGCTTACCGCGCAGCAGAACGGCAGCCTTGGCAGCAATACGGCCCATGGGCTTACCAGCAGCGTCAAGCACATACCATTTGCGGGTAACCTGACCCGCTTTGGGCATAAAGGTTGACATGTAAAAATACCTCCTACCGATTCACAAAACCAATTTGTCCTGTCAAAACCAGTCTAATCCCGAACTTGGGCATACAAAATACATACACCCTTTTCAGGCACAAGACAGATACTACCACACATTCTTCCACCTGTCAAGGACGTTTTCCCGATTTTTTAATTTAAAACCGTGTGAACTCCTTCAATCGCTTGATTTTAGCCGTATTGCTCTCGTTTTCTCCCAGGGCAAATCACATTTTTTGTTTTGTCCCAAGCCCCCGATTGGACAAATTCCATTGATCCCGCTTCAAGATAATGGTATACTAGCCAGTGAAATGCCAATCAGGCTATACCAAAGATCTCCCATTCCGGCTGGAAAGGATGTGTCCGTTTTGGTGTTAGACGCCAATTCCTATTTCTCCATTTTTCTCATCGTAGGCGCTCTGGTCTTGGGCCTTTTTTACTGGGGATATGTCCGCAGCAAAGATCAATGGGAAACGGCTTCTTCTTTAAAAAATCCCAGGAAATCCAATCGCAGCATCCTGTTTTTACTGCTGGGAGCTCTTGTGATCAAACTGTGCTTTGCGGCTTTGGTGATGAAACCTCATTTTGATTATCAGTATTTCTTCCGCTGGTCCAATGAGGTCTATCAGTACGGGTTTGATGTGTATCAGCAGTCCAGCTTCCTGGACTACCCTCCCGGTTATCTTTACATTTTATACGCCATCCGGTGGCTGGCCGGGCTGTTCCAACTGGATTTGACGGGGCCTGTCTACCGCACGATGATGGAGACACCTGTCATCCTGGGTGAATTGTTGGGCGGATGGGTGCTCTATCAGGTGGCCCGGAAGTACCGGCCGGGCAACCGTTTTTGGTTGTATTTCGCCCCTACCATCTACCTCTTTAACCCGGCCTCTTTCCTCAACGTCAACTTCTGGGGACAAGTGGACGCTTTGCTGGCCTCCCTGATGATGTTATCCTTTTACCTGGTGGGACAAAACAAATGGATTGCCGGCGCTTTGGCTTTTACGGGCGCTGTCCTTCTCAAGCCCCAGGCCCTGATGATGACTCCTGTATATCTGTACTTCATCCTAGACTGTGGGATAGCGTCCATCCGGGAACGGGATGCTCGTCCCATCGGGAGGGCTGTTTTAGCATTGGGCAGTGCCTTTGTGGTGTTTGTTCTGGTGTGCCTTCCCTTCTCCGCCGGACGTGGGCCCCTTTGGATGCTGGACCTTTACTTTAATACTATGGTATCCTATTCATCAGCTTCCTTGGGCGCCTGCAACCTTTTCGGCCTATTCGACGGATCGGGTACGTCGGTGTACAACCCCTTCTTCTTCCTCACTTTCTCCGATTGGTCCAGTATATTCACAGTGTTATGCATCTTGGCGGCCGGCGTGGTATACTTTATGTCCAAGCGGGAGCACCGTCTGCTGCTCAGCGCATTATGGCTCTATACCTCTTTATATACCCTCACCGCCTTCATGCACGAGCGATATCTCTTCCCCACTCTTATTATGGTGTTATCCCTCTTCCTGATGAACAAGGATAAATTTTATCTGCGTCTTTATGCGGGCTTTTCCATTGTCAACTACGCTTGTACCGCCATGGCTCTCTCGGCCTACTACGCCGGCGGATCCTTCGATCATGCGGCGCCTATGTATGTCTTTTCCTTTGTTATGGTGGCAGCTTTTGTCTTGTTTACCCGCCACGTCATCCTCTCATGCCGACGGGAACGCAAATCCATTCCCTTTCCTCCTCTCCCTGTAGAGGACGGCTCCGGCGGTTAATTCATTTTATTCTTTCCTCGTAAAGGAGCTTTTTGATGCACTATATGCAGCGTCTCGCTGGGCAGATGCGCAGCGCGATTGAAAAATACAATATGATTGAATCGGGAGATTCCATTATGGTGGGGGTGTCCGGCGGTAAGGATTCGGTGGCTCTTTTAACGGGGCTCAGTTCCCTGCGGTCCTACTATCCCAAGCCCTTCTCCCTAAAGGCTGTCACCATGGACCCTTGTTTTGAAGGGGAGGAAACCGATTACTCCCCCATCTCCCAGCTGTGCGAGAGGCTGGAAGTTCCCTATTATGTGGAACGCGTCCCATTGGGCCAGCTGCTTTTTGGTGAGGAAAAACAGCAAAATCCATGTTCTCTGTGCGCCCGTATCCGTCGGGGCGTACTGCACAACGCATCCTTAGCGGCCGGCTGCAACAAGATTGCCTTGGGTCATCACTTCGACGACGCAGTGGAGACCTTCTTTTTAAACCTGCTCAACGGCGGCCGTATTGGTTGCTTTTCCCCCGTCACCTTTCTGGATCGGAAAAAGATCGCCTTGATCCGCCCCCTCGTCTTTGTGGAAGAGCGGGATGTCTCGGCGGCGGTGCGGCAGGAAAGCCTTCCCATCGTCAAAAGCCGGTGTCCGGTGGATGGATGTACCGCACGGCAGGATATCAAACTGCTGATCCGCTCTTTGGAGAAGGATTATAAGCATCTGCGCACCAAGGTGCTGGGAGCCATGCAGCGTTCCGGTCTGGATGGATGGTAAAATTCTTATGGTCTTTGATTGGGATGGTCCAATGGGCCTATCCATTGTAAAATCGGCTCGGACATCATGAACCGCGAAAGGAGAATCATTTATGAGCAGTACACCACCTCCGGCTCAACGTCGCCGGCGGAAAAAAAGAAGGGCGCGTCATCTGCTGCGTCTTTTTCTCATCGCCCTTTTTATCACGATCCTGGTAGGCGGCGCGATCTGGGGGATCTCCTCCCTACTGGGCGGCAGTCCAGAGGATTCTTCTTCCTCATCCGCTCCGTCCTCTGCAAACAGCGAAGTCTCCAGTATCCCCTCCTCTTCCACCCCCGTTTCTTCTGAGGAGGAGGAATCCAGTACCCCATCCTCCCCATACCCTCTGCACGAAACCAAGACAAAGGATACCGTTACCATGCAGTTTATGGGGGACATCCTGCTGCACAAACAGCCGGTGGCATCGGCCAAGCAAGAGGACGGTACTTACGACTTCAGCCCCTATTTCTCTCTCATTTCCCCCTACTTAACGGCCGATTTAAAGATCGCCAATATGGAGGGCGCCGTGGATCCCTCCCAGGAACCCTCCAGCTATCCCTGCTTCAACTATCCCTCTGAGATCATCCGGGATGCCATGGGGGCCGGTATCAACTTCTTCACCACCTCCAACAACCACAGCTTTGACAAAGGCTGGAAGGGTCTAGTCGCCACTCGTGAAAGCATGATCGAAGCCGGTGTGGATTTCTGTGGAACTTATGAAACCCAGGAACAATACGATACTCCCTGTATCGTCAATTACGGCGGCATCAACATCGGTATCGTCCCGTATTCCTACGGCCACAACGGTATGATTGTCACCATCCCGGAGGAAAATCAGCCTTTCGCCATGCGGCTTTTTAATCACGACAGTATGGAGGATGTCCCTAGAATTCTCCAGGACATCAAGGATTGCCGGGAAGCCGGCGCTGATTTTGTCATTCTCAGCCTTCACTGGGGCGCGGAATACCAGGATGAGCCCACAGCCATGCAGCGCAAAATCGCTGAAGCCCTCATCGAGGATGAGGAAGGCGCCGACATCGTACTGGGCAACCATTCCCACTGCGTCCAGCCGGTGGAATTACACACCGTCCAGACCTCCAGCGGTCCAAAAGATCGCTTGATTGTCTATTCCATGGGCAATTTTATCGCCGACCAATCCAGTGTCCACAAATCCCGCACCCGCACCAGTCAGATGATCGAAGTGACCATCAAGCGGCAGGGCGATGAGGTGGTGCTGACCGATGCGGCCTATATGCCTCTGATGACCTACATCCGGGAGGATATCAAAACCTCCGACCGTTATCGGATCATCCCGGTGGGCAAATACGCCACAGCTGAAACCAGACCCTCCATTTTTGCCACCGACGCCGATTGGCAATTCTGTAAGGACGCCTGGGAACGCATTCCATCGGTAACAGGGGATTCTATCCCTTGTCTGGCCGGCTGATCCTCATCCGGCGCTAAAATCAAAAAGGATGGCTGCCTACAAAATAAGGCAGCCATCCTTTTTGCATTATGTTTCCCCTGTGAACCATTGTAAGGCGGCTTGGACGGCATCTGCAATCCACTGGGACACATGCCCGATGCCCGCCGCTCCCAGACGAATTTCCGGTGGAATGACGTTCAACGCCTGTTCCCCCATCTCGGTCATCTGTTCTCTGGACGGTACAGGAAAGGTATATTCCCTGCCCAATATCCGTCCGGTGGCCAACCCCTCTTGGCTGATGGCTGGAGCTGTGGTACGACCCTCATCCCCCATGGCCATGGAGGCCGTCCGGTCGTCTACCAGCATTACCCCTGTGCCGACGCATCCTATCGTAAACAGGATGGCGATGGCCATAACGATCCATGTGCTTTTTCGTCTCATATGCAATCACTTCCCTTAAGGGTAGTATTGCTGGATCCTCAGTGGCTTATTCTTTTAATTGATTGAGCACCTCTCCCAACGCCTGCCCTACCATCTGTCCGGAATACATGGCTTCGTCCAAGGTGTTGGCCTCGGAGCCCATCTCGATGAGGATAGACCCATGGGTCAGGTTCTGATTGTAGTTTGCATTCATAAATTTCAGGGGACGGGCCAGATCCGGGAAGTTGGTAGCCAGATTCTGTTGCAGACGCATGGCCAGGCGAAGGTTCAGTTCCCAATCGGGATGGCTGACGCTTTCACTTTCACAGCCGGCGATGATCATCACCTGAGCGGCTTTTTTGCCGTCGATCTCCACGGTGGGCTTTACCCGCGTCCCATCCTCTCTGGTGATGCCGTCCCGGTGGATGTCCAACACCACCTGAATGGATGGATTTTTTTCCAGCTGGGCCTTTACGGTATCGGCACTGCGTCCGTAAGAGCCGTTGTAGGCCGGATAATCGTGGACGGTGGTGTCATGGATAACGCCGATGCCCTGGGCTTCCAGCGCCTTTTGAATCTCATCCCCCACTCGGACAACACTTTGTGTCGCATCGGTGGTGCGGATGGAATAGCTTTTGTCGTAATATCCCCTGTCGAACAATTCATACCCTTCGGTGGTGTGGGTATGCATGATGAGTACTTTTGGACCGTCGTCCTGCATATTGATATCCGGCGTTTTTTCCAGCTCCTCTTGGATACTGATGGTGCGTCCCGTGCTGTTTTTTACCCATACGTTTTCAAAATTGTCCCCTGAGGTACCAATCTTTTGTTCCTGGATGGGCCCCCGCTGATCCTCGGGGACTTCCGTAGGTTCCGGCGCCTGGGAGACGGTCTCGGATGTCTCCGGCGTGGACGAGGCCTCCGAAGAGGCTGCCTGGGAGGAAGCTGCCGATACAGTCGGCGGCTGGCTGGTTTCATTGGGTGGGGCGGCGGCGGCATGCGTGCCCTCCTGAACCAGCGCCTCATGATCTCTATTCAGCAGGGAAAGCCCGCCTTCCGGGAAGGCAAGCCCTACCGACAGCATAGCTGCCCGATCGGTCAGTGCTCCAAAGTTGGACGCTCCGGATCCTATGATACAAGCCGCCGCTGTTAAGATAGCTGCTCCGGTCAATACTTTTTTCCACTTCTTCGGGTGTCTTGGCATCCTGCATCACTCCCGTATTTGCTGTTCTGTACTGTAAGACTATGATGTCTCCACAACAATTATGACGCTTTTTTATGGCTGCCGAGTATAAACCCTTATACAAAACCACGACCCCTCCGCCTTTCGACAAAAGGCAAAGGGGTCGTGGTTTTTATAGGAAATAAAAAGCATGAACCTGATAAAACACTATTACATCAGATAGATGCTAATGCTTCACTGTAAAGGACTGGTCTGATTCGAACTGCCGCTCTGGGAAAAGGAAGTATCCACATCCTCGATGAGCTGGACGTCCACCTCAAACTGCTGGGATTGGGTAGAGCCCCTCCGTTGGCGGGATACCGTCAAACGGACAGTGTCCCCCACCTGCTTCTGGCGGATAATGTCCTTGAGCTGATCCACATCGGTTACAGCCTGTCCGTCTGCATGGGTGATGACATCTCCCGGCTGTACGCCGGCCTGCAGCAAATTACTATCGTCCTCGATTTGATAGACATACAGTCCCTGCGGCAAATTATATAGGGCGGCGGTGGTCTCATCCACAACCTGGAACGAAGCGCCTAATTTTACGCGATTTAAAATCTTGCCGTATTGGATGAGCTGATCGATAAAAGGCTGGGCCTGAGAGATAGGGATGGCAAAGCCTAAGCCCTCATAAGCCGTGCCAGATGAGGTTGTGGACATTTTGGCGGTATTGATCCCTACCACTTGGCCAAAGGCGTTGATGAGAGCGCCTCCGGAATTGCCGGGATTGATGGCGGCATCGGTTTGGATATAAGACATTTCGGAATTGCCTTCGATCATGACCTTGCGATTGATGCCCGATACCATGCCGCTGGAGAACGAACTCTCCAGTTGGGGACCGCCGGGATTGCCAATGGCATAGACGGTATCTCCCACCGAAAGCTGGTCGGAATTCCCAAAGGTGGCGGGTTGGAGATCCGGGGCATCGATCTTGATGATACCCAGATCGGTTTTGGAATCGGCGGCAATAAAAGTAGCCTCATACTCCTCGCCCGACAGCAGCTTGACCCGCATGACATTGTTGGCATTGCTGAGTACATGGGCATTGGTGATGATATAACCTTCCTCGTTCATGATGATGCCGGAACCATAGCTGTCCCCCGACATAAAGTCCGCGCCGTAAGAGGTGATGGCCACCACGGAAGGGGATACCTGGTTATAGACCTGTTTTGGCGACAAGGCCCCTTCCTCCTGAGGACGGTCGTCAGAACCAGGGATATCCTCAATATCCATAGAAGGAGATTCAAGGGGGGCGGAAGAACTGGCTGAATTTCCCGTTCCGTTGTCAGCTGCATTGTTATTCCCTTCGCCGCTGTGGGCCAAATTGTAACCTCCCAGGATGGAAAATCCGATTACACTGCCCAAAAATACCACACCCACTACAATGGCTAAGATGCGAAAAGGCATACTCCGTTTCTTCTGCGGAGGCGTACCATCCGGATTGGGCGTACTGTTTTCCCCTTCTTTATCCTTTGGCAGGGGCATAGGCGGCTGGGATGCCGGTTGATGCCGCTGGGGTTCTGGAGGCGGAGTCGCCGGCTGCCCGTTTTGGGGCGGATACGGCATCTGTCCCTGAGGCGGATAGGGCTGTCCATTCTGGGGAGGGTACGGAGGCTGTCCCTGAGGCGCATGGGGATAACCGGTTTGTCCAGGTTGTTGACCACCGTAAGGCGGGCGATTTTGATTTTGGTTATAAGGGTACTGGGGATACTGTCTATAATAAGGATTGGGATTTTGGCCATATGGACGCTGCGGCTGAGGTGGATAAGACTGTCCACCGTGGGGCGGATAGGGCGGCATTTGCCCCTGGGGCGGGATGGGCTGCTGCCCTTGAGGCCCATGGGGATAGCCTGCTCGTCCAGGCTGTTGGCCACCGTAAGGCGGCTGTCCTGCTGACTGTCCTTGCACCGGGCCATTCCCTCCTTGGAACGGCATCCCGTTTCCACCGGAGGACGGTGCATCAGACTGTGCAGGCTGAACGTTGTCCTGAGAAGGAGGGGTGGGAGGGGACGGAGGTGTCTGTTCCGGCTTGGCCGAAGACGATTCCGGAGACATCATTGGCTGGACAGGAGGGTTTGGTTCTGAAACCGAATCCTGTGCCGGAGGGACTGGACTCTGCATTTCTTTTTCCAAATGCTGTTCTGCCTCTTTTTGAGGATGCAGATGGTTTTCCTCCTTCAGCAGCTCTTCCTTTCGCTGTTGGGCACGAGCTGCTTCTTGTTTTTCCTTTTCCTCAAATTCTTTGAGAATATCATAAAGGTCATCACTCATGGGGTGTTTTCCTCCACTCTTATAAGATCTTCCTAAATGTTGCTATCCCTATCATACCAGACGAGTATGAAGAATATTTAAACGA
This genomic window contains:
- the rplM gene encoding 50S ribosomal protein L13, with the translated sequence MSTFMPKAGQVTRKWYVLDAAGKPMGRIAAKAAVLLRGKHKPTFAPHVDCGDHVIIINCAKAVLTGKKLDQKMYYRHTGWIGGLKEVKYSTLMAERPEFAMQKAVNGMIPDTTIGRAARARLRVYAGADHKHAAQKPETLEF
- a CDS encoding tRNA 2-thiocytidine biosynthesis TtcA family protein: MHYMQRLAGQMRSAIEKYNMIESGDSIMVGVSGGKDSVALLTGLSSLRSYYPKPFSLKAVTMDPCFEGEETDYSPISQLCERLEVPYYVERVPLGQLLFGEEKQQNPCSLCARIRRGVLHNASLAAGCNKIALGHHFDDAVETFFLNLLNGGRIGCFSPVTFLDRKKIALIRPLVFVEERDVSAAVRQESLPIVKSRCPVDGCTARQDIKLLIRSLEKDYKHLRTKVLGAMQRSGLDGW
- a CDS encoding CapA family protein, producing MSSTPPPAQRRRRKKRRARHLLRLFLIALFITILVGGAIWGISSLLGGSPEDSSSSSAPSSANSEVSSIPSSSTPVSSEEEESSTPSSPYPLHETKTKDTVTMQFMGDILLHKQPVASAKQEDGTYDFSPYFSLISPYLTADLKIANMEGAVDPSQEPSSYPCFNYPSEIIRDAMGAGINFFTTSNNHSFDKGWKGLVATRESMIEAGVDFCGTYETQEQYDTPCIVNYGGINIGIVPYSYGHNGMIVTIPEENQPFAMRLFNHDSMEDVPRILQDIKDCREAGADFVILSLHWGAEYQDEPTAMQRKIAEALIEDEEGADIVLGNHSHCVQPVELHTVQTSSGPKDRLIVYSMGNFIADQSSVHKSRTRTSQMIEVTIKRQGDEVVLTDAAYMPLMTYIREDIKTSDRYRIIPVGKYATAETRPSIFATDADWQFCKDAWERIPSVTGDSIPCLAG
- the spoIIP gene encoding stage II sporulation protein P; translation: MPRHPKKWKKVLTGAAILTAAACIIGSGASNFGALTDRAAMLSVGLAFPEGGLSLLNRDHEALVQEGTHAAAAPPNETSQPPTVSAASSQAASSEASSTPETSETVSQAPEPTEVPEDQRGPIQEQKIGTSGDNFENVWVKNSTGRTISIQEELEKTPDINMQDDGPKVLIMHTHTTEGYELFDRGYYDKSYSIRTTDATQSVVRVGDEIQKALEAQGIGVIHDTTVHDYPAYNGSYGRSADTVKAQLEKNPSIQVVLDIHRDGITREDGTRVKPTVEIDGKKAAQVMIIAGCESESVSHPDWELNLRLAMRLQQNLATNFPDLARPLKFMNANYNQNLTHGSILIEMGSEANTLDEAMYSGQMVGQALGEVLNQLKE
- the rpsI gene encoding 30S ribosomal protein S9 yields the protein MYDSKPYFYGTGRRKKSVARVRLYPGTGNITINDRSIDDYFGLETLKLIVRQPLALTENLEKFDVVCRVGGGGVTGQAGAIRHGISRALLQFNSEELRPVLKKAGFLTRDPRMKERKKYGLKAARRAPQFSKR
- a CDS encoding trypsin-like peptidase domain-containing protein, which translates into the protein MSDDLYDILKEFEEKEKQEAARAQQRKEELLKEENHLHPQKEAEQHLEKEMQSPVPPAQDSVSEPNPPVQPMMSPESSSAKPEQTPPSPPTPPSQDNVQPAQSDAPSSGGNGMPFQGGNGPVQGQSAGQPPYGGQQPGRAGYPHGPQGQQPIPPQGQMPPYPPHGGQSYPPQPQRPYGQNPNPYYRQYPQYPYNQNQNRPPYGGQQPGQTGYPHAPQGQPPYPPQNGQPYPPQGQMPYPPQNGQPATPPPEPQRHQPASQPPMPLPKDKEGENSTPNPDGTPPQKKRSMPFRILAIVVGVVFLGSVIGFSILGGYNLAHSGEGNNNAADNGTGNSASSSAPLESPSMDIEDIPGSDDRPQEEGALSPKQVYNQVSPSVVAITSYGADFMSGDSYGSGIIMNEEGYIITNAHVLSNANNVMRVKLLSGEEYEATFIAADSKTDLGIIKIDAPDLQPATFGNSDQLSVGDTVYAIGNPGGPQLESSFSSGMVSGINRKVMIEGNSEMSYIQTDAAINPGNSGGALINAFGQVVGINTAKMSTTSSGTAYEGLGFAIPISQAQPFIDQLIQYGKILNRVKLGASFQVVDETTAALYNLPQGLYVYQIEDDSNLLQAGVQPGDVITHADGQAVTDVDQLKDIIRQKQVGDTVRLTVSRQRRGSTQSQQFEVDVQLIEDVDTSFSQSGSSNQTSPLQ